Proteins from one Mercurialis annua linkage group LG7, ddMerAnnu1.2, whole genome shotgun sequence genomic window:
- the LOC126656430 gene encoding non-specific lipid-transfer protein 13-like → MTRLIATLTIILVISSSATPLLIQDFIDCLNVIIYFGSCIGFIDGHVSEPTWTCCAGVQELNRLAQQNRDAQKICQCIEFIAAIDDPPFLLANINALPYKCNVHLSFPISVNKNCSGIR, encoded by the exons ATGACTCGTCTGATCGCGACTCTAACGATCATTCTCGTGATTTCAAGCTCAGCTACGCCTCTTCTGATTCAAGATTTCATAGACTGTTTGAATGTGATCATATATTTTGGTTCATGTATAGGGTTTATCGACGGGCATGTGAGCGAACCAACGTGGACATGCTGTGCCGGGGTTCAGGAGCTTAACAGGTTAGCTCAGCAGAACCGCGACGCGCAGAAGATTTGTCAGTGTATCGAGTTTATTGCCGCCATTGATGACCCTCCTTTTCTTCTTGCTAATATTAATGCTCTTCCATATAAGTGTAACGTACATCTCAGCTTCCCCATTTCTGTCAACAAGAATTGCTCCGG AATTCGTTAA
- the LOC126655618 gene encoding protein TPX2, with translation MAIEESNGGDATTVIDEAYEFSAPRFFDFMKDETVEEMRKAELWFDDKAIGYAPSPFMPRIKTGRSFKVESLCDFSAAEESQKVTESSLDSKVPKSQVQVMIPTETGEEEKTQHEANKEISSNIVNVSCEDNQKETACRISSSIKTEHTANREMSKTETCCTPKAPATSQKKEGLLTNSKKHQFARNVANLVKNPSALTQKSRSQSSQVKGSRLASVPREKSVNDASGTSILAQENQAIKRQKLEGGKSRQILNVKAPQPLPHKSKLGLTSGNCNSSVASKMQKEDRKVYVREQPTVVPFVSMAEMMKKFQSSTRDLSLPQIKKSSFSHDAAALQGNPPRLTLTRPKEPEFETAQRVRSVKIKSSAEIEEEMMAKIPKFKARPVNKKIFAAPTLPALPRSTPQLPEFKEFHFQTAARANQNVDSASVASTEVPHQSQWKPNHLTEPKTPLLHTTLRARPPKVKTSLELEKEELEKIPKFKARPLNKKIFESKGSLGIFSNLKKQVTTPQEFHFATNERIPPPASVADLFDKLSLNSEHCHGNPLPRNTVPHPFHLHTEERGAEKERKFVMEIWQKFLGEERARVPKATPYPYTTDYPVIPQKPEPKPCTQPEPFQLESLARHEEEKQREMEERLRIEKEEEEMRIFRAQPVLKEDPIPLPEKVRMPLTQVQQFSLHVDNRAVDRAEFDDKVKEKEILYKRYREESEAAKMIEEEKALKQMRRTMVPHAKPVPNFQNPFCPKKSKKGTTKAKSPNLRVLKRQRMMMVNAVSSPASCMR, from the exons ATGGCGATTGAAGAATCCAACGGCGGAGATGCAACGACGGTGATAGACGAAGCATATGAGTTTTCAGCACCGCGGTTCTTTGATTTTATGAAAGATGAGACAGTTGAAGAGATGCGTAAAGCCGAATTGTGGTTCGATGATAAGGCGATTGGCTATGCTCCTTCAC CTTTTATGCCTAGAATCAAAACTGGTAGATCATTTAAGGTTGAAAGCCTGTGTGATTTTAGTGCAGCAGAGGAATCTCAGAAG GTCACTGAATCATCATTAGATTCAAAAGTTCCTAAGTCTCAAGTACAAGTCATGATACCTACAGAAACTGGGGAGGAAGAGAAAACTCAGCATGAGGCAAACAAAGAAATTAGTTCAAACATTGTCAATGTTTCTTGTGAAGACAATCAGAAAGAGACTGCTTGCAGGATCTCTAGTTCTATTAAAACTGAACACACTGCTAATAGAGAAATGAGCAAAACTGAAACTTGCTGCACACCTAAAGCTCCGGCGACTTCTCAGAAAAAGGAAGGCCTATTAACCAATTCGAAGAAGCATCAATTTGCTAGAAATGTAGCTAATCTGGTTAAGAATCCATCCGCATTGACACAGAAGAGTCGGTCACAATCTTCTCAAGTTAAGGGCTCCAGACTAGCAAGTGTCCCAAG AGAGAAGAGTGTAAATGATGCTTCTGGGACTTCCATTTTAGCCCAAGAGAACCAGGCTATTAAGCGGCAGAAGCTGGAAGGAGGAAAGTCCAGACAG ATTCTTAATGTTAAAGCTCCACAACCATTGCCACATAAATCCAAACTGGGTCTTACAAGTGGCAATTGCAATTCATCTGTTGCTAGCAAGATGCAGAAGGAAGACAGAAAG GTTTATGTTCGGGAACAACCAACAGTAGTACCATTTGTTTCAATGGCAGAGATGATGAAAAAATTCCAATCAAGTACCAGAGACCTTTCACTACcacaaattaagaaaagttCTTTCTCACAT GATGCTGCTGCTCTCCAGGGGAACCCGCCTCGACTCACATTGACAAGGCCCAAGGAGCCTGAATTTGAAACAGCTCAGCGAGTTCGCTCTGTCAAAATAAAGAGCTCTGCTGAGATTGAAGAAGAGATGATGGCTAAAATTCCAAAGTTTAAAGCTAGACCAGTAAACAAAAAg atcTTCGCTGCTCCAACATTGCCTGCATTACCAAGAAGTACCCCACAACTTCCTGAATTTAAG GAATTCCATTTTCAGACAGCAGCGCGGGCCAATCAGAATGTAGATTCAGCTTCAGTGGCCTCAACAGAAGTGCCTCATCAG AGTCAGTGGAAGCCGAATCATCTAACCGAACCTAAAACTCCTCTTCTGCACACTACATTGAGGGCTCGCCCACCTAAGGTGAAAACTTCTTTAGAGCTTGAGAAAGAGGAACTTGAAAAGATCCCTAAATTTAAGGCAAGGCCTTTGAATAAGAAG ATATTTGAAAGTAAAGGATCACTGGGGATCTTTTCCAATTTAAAGAAACAAGTTACCACACCCCAAGAATTTCATTTTGCCACAAATGAGAGAATTCCACCACCAGCTTCTGTTGCTGATTTGTTTGATAAG CTTTCATTAAACTCAGAACATTGCCATGGCAATCCACTTCCAAGAAATACAGTGCCACATCCATTCCATCTCCACACAGAG GAAAGAGGAGCtgaaaaagaaaggaaatttGTGATGGAGATTTGGCAGAAGTTTTTGGGGGAGGAAAGAGCCAGAGTTCCAAAGGCTACTCCATATCCTTACACAACTGATTATCCCGTG ATTCCTCAAAAACCAGAGCCTAAACCATGCACACAACCCGAACCTTTTCAATTAGAGAGTCTAGCAAGGCATGAGGAGGAAAAACAAAGGGAAATGGAGGAAAGGCTGAGgattgaaaaagaagaagaggagaTGAGGATTTTTAGAGCACAGCCAGTTCTCAAAGA GGACCCAATTCCACTACCAGAGAAAGTGCGTATGCCCCTAACACAAGTTCAACAGTTCAGTCTTCATGTAGATAACAGAGCTGTGGATAGAGCAGAATTTGATGACAAGGTTAAAGAGAAAGAAATCTTATACAAGAGATACAGAGAGGAGAGTGAAGCTGCAAAAATG ATAGAGGAAGAGAAAGCACTAAAGCAAATGAGAAGGACAATGGTTCCTCATGCAAAACCAGTGCCCAACTTTCAAAATCCATTCTGCCCCAAGAA ATCTAAAAAGGGAACTACAAAGGCAAAATCACCCAATTTGAGGGTACTAAAGAGACAAAGGATGATGATGGTAAATGCAGTCTCCAGCCCTGCTTCATGTATGAGGTGA
- the LOC126655620 gene encoding putative E3 ubiquitin-protein ligase RING1a codes for MPAQKRSSPDNFTCKDEEEQEEQTGFPPVNQNGHNHKQSRLDPSYFYEPNQTNHEEQEHQNEEATQKPEADQEHKDDSEESESSSSEEEEDDDEKPEFVFVELPEIRKDVQCPICLGIIKKTRTVMECLHRFCRECIDKSMRLGNNECPACRTHCASRRSLRDDPNYDALIATLYPDIDKYEAEELAFHEEERTRNKQIQASIAQIFQRQSEALAKKRAIGKETTGSFMPRSLRNPRTVPSRRRRNSRGADYLMSEDMDEENDDNGGKDSSSTDERSTEVRHRRQKRRTGIRPSQPSSSASNPEGGFNENELEAGRENRGISPGLVWSTEMLAWGRGGARSNTRHGNASSCNNKNTRSTRLSRLVDYLRGLDEKNDELDVHLVLVSLEKQNAPSMEHPYLCCRPSLSVKHLCEYVAHRTTLQAEDVQILLVKGAHKVDDKLSTLHPPISMEELQILKGQETLAGLKSNCNPIKDHLILAYRQKEA; via the exons ATGCCTGCTCAGAAGCGGTCTTCACCCGACAATTTCACCTGCAAAGACGaggaagaacaagaagaacagaCAGGTTTTCCACCCGTTAATCAAAATGGTCATAATCATAAGCAATCTCGGCTTGACCCATCTTATTTTtacgaaccaaaccaaaccaaccaTGAAGAACAAGAGCACCAAAATGAAGAAGCTACCCAGAAACCAGAAGCTGATCAAGAACACAAAGATG ATTCTGAGGAGAGTGAATCTTCTAGCTCTGAAGAAGAGGAAGATGATGATGAAAAACCCGA GTTTGTCTTTGTGGAACTGCCAGAAATTCGTAAAGACGTGCAGTGCCCAATTTGTCTTG GAATCATAAAGAAAACACGGACTGTAATGGAATGTTTGCACCGCTTTTGCAGGGAATGCATTGACAAGTCAATGCGACTTGG GAATAATGAGTGCCCTGCTTGCCGGACACACTGTGCAAGTCGGCGCTCTTTGAGAGATGATCCAAATTACGATGCTTTAATCGCTACTTTGTATCCAGACATAGACAAGTATGAGGCGGAG GAATTGGCTTTTCATGAAGAGGAAAGGACGCGGAATAAGCAG ATCCAAGCTTCCATTGCCCAAATATTTCAACGACAGTCTGAAGCACTGGCTAAGAAACGTGCGATAGGTAAAGAAACAACTGGTTCATTTATGCCAAGATCACTGCGCAATCCTCGGACAGTTCCTTCAAGGAGGAGACGAAACAGCCGAGGCGCTGATTATTTAATGTCTGAAGACATGGATGAAGAAAATGATGATAATGGAGGCAAGGATTCATCTTCTACTGATGAGCGCTCCACAGAAGTGAGGCACCGCAGGCAGAAGAGACGTACGGGTATTCGACCCTCTCAACCTTCTTCGTCAGCTTCAAACCCTGAAGGTGGATTCAATGAAAATGAATTAGAAGCAGGAAGAGAGAACAGAGGAATATCTCCAGGCCTTGTTTGGAGTACAGAAATGCTTGCTTGGGGCAGGGGTGGTGCTCGAAGTAATACACGGCATGGTAATGCTAGTAGTTGCAACAATAAGAATACCCGAAGCACTCGCTTATCCCGGCTGGTAGACTATCTCAGGGGATTAGATGAAAAAAATGATGAG TTAGACGTTCATCTCGTCCTTGTTTCTTTGGAGAAACAAAATGCTCCGAGTATGGAGCATCCTTATCTTTGTTGTCGCCCCAGTTTGTCCGTCAAACATCTATGTGAA TATGTTGCTCATCGAACAACTTTGCAAGCTGAAGATGttcaaattttattagttaagGGGGCGCATAAGGTTGACGACAAACTATCTACGCTACATCCTCCCATTTCAATGGAGGAGCTTCAAATTTTGAAAGGGCAAGAAACTTTGGCAGGTCTTAAATCCAACTGCAACCCCATCAAAGATCATCTG ATTCTAGCATATCGGCAGAAGGAGGCCTAG
- the LOC126654588 gene encoding mitotic checkpoint serine/threonine-protein kinase BUB1 isoform X1: MRSIPDDAVFSHDPLLPWLLSIKKALDNKSYGADLNKLLLECIYTFKHNAQYRNDPRFLKIWILYLEGNENCESVFKEMEENNICCDYSLLYELYAGLLEIKENWEEAHKVYLIGISRKAKPLESLRTAHASFLDRLSHRINACSLQKVDGSDSISSGKLDINPWSTSTREELYKKINAQIMKYDGYHLYKKAYPGKVDLSSLGNASRNKVVKIGGKLYQIKGCAGQGGFAKVYRAFENSNPDEVVALKIQKPPFPWEFYVYRLLDQRISDEQRSSFGLAHGMHVYSDYSILVSNYLPHGTFHDVINSYVVVGKPMEEVLCIYYTIEMLYILEIIHGAGLIHGDFKPDNLLLRYSREDLTVDGFENRTGPWVDQGLCLVDWGKGIDLHLFPNDIKFKGDCRTSGFRCIEMKEDRHWKFQVDTYGLCVIAHMMLHNSYMEVEKKSTSDGGFVYLPKTPFRRYWNVDLWKELFTRLLNSSSLENDKQLLQDLKERFQNHLCTNHQLLKKLKDLLAKQRLSFCSA; the protein is encoded by the exons ATGCGCAGCATACCAGACGACGCCGTTTTCTCTCACGATCCTCTCCTGCCATGGCTACT GTCAATCAAGAAGGCACTTGATAACAAATCATACGGTGCAGATTTAAACAAGCTTTTATTGGAATGTATTTATACTTTCAAGCATAATGCACAGTATCGCAACGATCCTAGGTTTCTCAAGATTTGGATCCTTTAT TTGGAAGGCAATGAAAATTGTGAAAGTGTTTTCAAAGAAATGGAGGAGAACAATATATGTTGTGACTATTCATTGCTGTACGAACTTTATGCGGGATTGCTTGAAATAAAAGAGAATTGGGAGGAAGCACATAAGGTTTATCTGATTGGCATTTCAAG GAAAGCTAAACCCCTTGAAAGTTTGAGGACTGCACATGCTTCATTTCTTGATCGGTTGTCTCACAGGATTAATGCTTGTTCACTTCAAAAG GTTGATGGCAGTGACTCCATTAGCTCAGGGAAATTAGATATTAATCCATGGTCCACATCCACCAGGGAAGAGCTATATAAGAAGATAAATGCCCAGATTATGAAATATGAT gGATACCATCTGTATAAGAAAGCATATCCTGGAAAAGTGGACTTGTCTTCTCTAGGCAATGCGTCGAGGAATAAAGTTGTTAAGATAG GTGGAAAGCTTTACCAAATCAAGGGCTGTGCTGGTCAAGGTGGTTTTGCTAAAGTCTATAGAGCATTTGAAAACAGTAATCCGGATGAGGTTGTTGCACTAAAG ATCCAGAAGCCTCCATTTCCTTGGGAATTTTACGTGTATCGCCTTCTTGATCAACGAATCTCTGACGAGCAA AGGTCGAGTTTTGGTCTTGCTCACGGAATGCATGTCTATTCTGACTACAGCATACTTGTTTCTAACTACCTACCCCATGGGACATTCCAT GATGTCATTAATTCTTATGTTGTTGTGGGCAAGCCTATGGAGGAGGTTTTATGCATTTATTACACCATAGAGATGCTCTACATTTTGGAGATTATACATGGTGCTGGCTTAATTCACGGTGACTTCAAGCCTGACAATTTGCTTCTTCGTTATTCCAG GGAAGATCTCACTGTAGATGGGTTTGAGAATAGAACTGGCCCTTGGGTTGATCAG GGCCTATGCCTTGTTGATTGGGGAAAGGGAATAGACCTTCATCTCTTTCCAAATGACATTAAGTTTAAGGGAGACTGCCGGACTTCTGGCTTTCGCTGTATCGAAATGAAAGAAGACAGGCACTGGAAGTTTCAG GTGGACACTTATGGCCTTTGTGTAATTGCGCATATGATGCTACATAATTCCTACATGGAGGTTGAAAAGAAATCAACATCTGATGGTGGCTTTGTTTATCTACCAAAAACTCCTTTTAGAAG ATATTGGAACGTTGATCTATGGAAGGAACTCTTTACGAGGCTACTAAATAGTAGTAGCCTTGAGAATGACAAACAGTTACTGCAAGACTTAAAGGAACGGTTTCAGAATCACTTGTGTACTAATCATCAACTGTTAAAGAAGCTGAAAGACTTGCTGGCAAAGCAAAGGCTTTCCTTCTGTTCCGCTTAG
- the LOC126654588 gene encoding mitotic checkpoint serine/threonine-protein kinase BUB1 isoform X2, which translates to MLLGSQLFTFSFQLEGNENCESVFKEMEENNICCDYSLLYELYAGLLEIKENWEEAHKVYLIGISRKAKPLESLRTAHASFLDRLSHRINACSLQKVDGSDSISSGKLDINPWSTSTREELYKKINAQIMKYDGYHLYKKAYPGKVDLSSLGNASRNKVVKIGGKLYQIKGCAGQGGFAKVYRAFENSNPDEVVALKIQKPPFPWEFYVYRLLDQRISDEQRSSFGLAHGMHVYSDYSILVSNYLPHGTFHDVINSYVVVGKPMEEVLCIYYTIEMLYILEIIHGAGLIHGDFKPDNLLLRYSREDLTVDGFENRTGPWVDQGLCLVDWGKGIDLHLFPNDIKFKGDCRTSGFRCIEMKEDRHWKFQVDTYGLCVIAHMMLHNSYMEVEKKSTSDGGFVYLPKTPFRRYWNVDLWKELFTRLLNSSSLENDKQLLQDLKERFQNHLCTNHQLLKKLKDLLAKQRLSFCSA; encoded by the exons ATGCTACTTGGATCGCAGCTATTTACTTTCAGTTTTCAA TTGGAAGGCAATGAAAATTGTGAAAGTGTTTTCAAAGAAATGGAGGAGAACAATATATGTTGTGACTATTCATTGCTGTACGAACTTTATGCGGGATTGCTTGAAATAAAAGAGAATTGGGAGGAAGCACATAAGGTTTATCTGATTGGCATTTCAAG GAAAGCTAAACCCCTTGAAAGTTTGAGGACTGCACATGCTTCATTTCTTGATCGGTTGTCTCACAGGATTAATGCTTGTTCACTTCAAAAG GTTGATGGCAGTGACTCCATTAGCTCAGGGAAATTAGATATTAATCCATGGTCCACATCCACCAGGGAAGAGCTATATAAGAAGATAAATGCCCAGATTATGAAATATGAT gGATACCATCTGTATAAGAAAGCATATCCTGGAAAAGTGGACTTGTCTTCTCTAGGCAATGCGTCGAGGAATAAAGTTGTTAAGATAG GTGGAAAGCTTTACCAAATCAAGGGCTGTGCTGGTCAAGGTGGTTTTGCTAAAGTCTATAGAGCATTTGAAAACAGTAATCCGGATGAGGTTGTTGCACTAAAG ATCCAGAAGCCTCCATTTCCTTGGGAATTTTACGTGTATCGCCTTCTTGATCAACGAATCTCTGACGAGCAA AGGTCGAGTTTTGGTCTTGCTCACGGAATGCATGTCTATTCTGACTACAGCATACTTGTTTCTAACTACCTACCCCATGGGACATTCCAT GATGTCATTAATTCTTATGTTGTTGTGGGCAAGCCTATGGAGGAGGTTTTATGCATTTATTACACCATAGAGATGCTCTACATTTTGGAGATTATACATGGTGCTGGCTTAATTCACGGTGACTTCAAGCCTGACAATTTGCTTCTTCGTTATTCCAG GGAAGATCTCACTGTAGATGGGTTTGAGAATAGAACTGGCCCTTGGGTTGATCAG GGCCTATGCCTTGTTGATTGGGGAAAGGGAATAGACCTTCATCTCTTTCCAAATGACATTAAGTTTAAGGGAGACTGCCGGACTTCTGGCTTTCGCTGTATCGAAATGAAAGAAGACAGGCACTGGAAGTTTCAG GTGGACACTTATGGCCTTTGTGTAATTGCGCATATGATGCTACATAATTCCTACATGGAGGTTGAAAAGAAATCAACATCTGATGGTGGCTTTGTTTATCTACCAAAAACTCCTTTTAGAAG ATATTGGAACGTTGATCTATGGAAGGAACTCTTTACGAGGCTACTAAATAGTAGTAGCCTTGAGAATGACAAACAGTTACTGCAAGACTTAAAGGAACGGTTTCAGAATCACTTGTGTACTAATCATCAACTGTTAAAGAAGCTGAAAGACTTGCTGGCAAAGCAAAGGCTTTCCTTCTGTTCCGCTTAG
- the LOC126654588 gene encoding mitotic checkpoint serine/threonine-protein kinase BUB1 isoform X3 produces the protein MEENNICCDYSLLYELYAGLLEIKENWEEAHKVYLIGISRKAKPLESLRTAHASFLDRLSHRINACSLQKVDGSDSISSGKLDINPWSTSTREELYKKINAQIMKYDGYHLYKKAYPGKVDLSSLGNASRNKVVKIGGKLYQIKGCAGQGGFAKVYRAFENSNPDEVVALKIQKPPFPWEFYVYRLLDQRISDEQRSSFGLAHGMHVYSDYSILVSNYLPHGTFHDVINSYVVVGKPMEEVLCIYYTIEMLYILEIIHGAGLIHGDFKPDNLLLRYSREDLTVDGFENRTGPWVDQGLCLVDWGKGIDLHLFPNDIKFKGDCRTSGFRCIEMKEDRHWKFQVDTYGLCVIAHMMLHNSYMEVEKKSTSDGGFVYLPKTPFRRYWNVDLWKELFTRLLNSSSLENDKQLLQDLKERFQNHLCTNHQLLKKLKDLLAKQRLSFCSA, from the exons ATGGAGGAGAACAATATATGTTGTGACTATTCATTGCTGTACGAACTTTATGCGGGATTGCTTGAAATAAAAGAGAATTGGGAGGAAGCACATAAGGTTTATCTGATTGGCATTTCAAG GAAAGCTAAACCCCTTGAAAGTTTGAGGACTGCACATGCTTCATTTCTTGATCGGTTGTCTCACAGGATTAATGCTTGTTCACTTCAAAAG GTTGATGGCAGTGACTCCATTAGCTCAGGGAAATTAGATATTAATCCATGGTCCACATCCACCAGGGAAGAGCTATATAAGAAGATAAATGCCCAGATTATGAAATATGAT gGATACCATCTGTATAAGAAAGCATATCCTGGAAAAGTGGACTTGTCTTCTCTAGGCAATGCGTCGAGGAATAAAGTTGTTAAGATAG GTGGAAAGCTTTACCAAATCAAGGGCTGTGCTGGTCAAGGTGGTTTTGCTAAAGTCTATAGAGCATTTGAAAACAGTAATCCGGATGAGGTTGTTGCACTAAAG ATCCAGAAGCCTCCATTTCCTTGGGAATTTTACGTGTATCGCCTTCTTGATCAACGAATCTCTGACGAGCAA AGGTCGAGTTTTGGTCTTGCTCACGGAATGCATGTCTATTCTGACTACAGCATACTTGTTTCTAACTACCTACCCCATGGGACATTCCAT GATGTCATTAATTCTTATGTTGTTGTGGGCAAGCCTATGGAGGAGGTTTTATGCATTTATTACACCATAGAGATGCTCTACATTTTGGAGATTATACATGGTGCTGGCTTAATTCACGGTGACTTCAAGCCTGACAATTTGCTTCTTCGTTATTCCAG GGAAGATCTCACTGTAGATGGGTTTGAGAATAGAACTGGCCCTTGGGTTGATCAG GGCCTATGCCTTGTTGATTGGGGAAAGGGAATAGACCTTCATCTCTTTCCAAATGACATTAAGTTTAAGGGAGACTGCCGGACTTCTGGCTTTCGCTGTATCGAAATGAAAGAAGACAGGCACTGGAAGTTTCAG GTGGACACTTATGGCCTTTGTGTAATTGCGCATATGATGCTACATAATTCCTACATGGAGGTTGAAAAGAAATCAACATCTGATGGTGGCTTTGTTTATCTACCAAAAACTCCTTTTAGAAG ATATTGGAACGTTGATCTATGGAAGGAACTCTTTACGAGGCTACTAAATAGTAGTAGCCTTGAGAATGACAAACAGTTACTGCAAGACTTAAAGGAACGGTTTCAGAATCACTTGTGTACTAATCATCAACTGTTAAAGAAGCTGAAAGACTTGCTGGCAAAGCAAAGGCTTTCCTTCTGTTCCGCTTAG
- the LOC126655957 gene encoding ADP,ATP carrier protein 3, mitochondrial: MEDGSWNPSVFQKISGQSSFASKLSSSMYTRNYSMTGLYGSGCQSRLHPGLQGTSLAIGSSLSPVFVQAPSEKGFTGFMIDFLMGGVSAAVSKTAAAPIERVKLLIQNQDEMIKSGRLSEPYKGISDCFARTMKDEGVIALWRGNTANVIRYFPTQALNFAFKDYFKRLFNFKKDKDGYWKWFAGNLASGGAAGASSLLFVYSLDYARTRLANDSKAAKKGGERQFNGLVDVYKKTIKSDGIAGLYRGFNISCVGIIVYRGLYFGMYDSLKPVVLTGDLQDSFLASFLLGWGITIGAGLASYPIDTIRRRMMMTSGEAVKYKSSFDAFSQIVKKEGSKSLFKGAGANILRAVAGAGVLAGYDKLQLIVLGKKYGSGGG, encoded by the exons ATGGAAGATGGATCATGGAATCCATCGGTTTTTCAAAAGATAAGTGGGCAGTCCTCGTTCGCCTCTAAGCTTTCGTCGAGCATGTACACCAGGAACTATAGCATGACTGGTTTATATGGAAGTGGTTGTCAAAGCCGTCTGCATCCTGGACTTCAGGGTACTAGTTTGGCAATTGGGTCATCCCTCTCGCCTGTCTTTGTACAAGCACCATCTGAGAAAGGTTTTACTGGCTTTATGATTGATTTCCTCATGGGAGGAGTCTCGGCTGCTGTCTCCAAGACTGCAGCTGCTCCTATTGAGCGAGTTAAACTACTGATTCAAAATCAGGATGAGATGATTAAGTCTGGACGACTGAGTGAACCATACAAGGGAATTAGTGACTGCTTTGCCAGAACCATGAAAGATGAGGGTGTTATTGCTCTTTGGAGAGGAAACACTGCTAATGTTATCAGATACTTCCCCACACAG GCTTTAAACTTTGCATTCAAAGATTATTTCAAGAGGCTGTTCAACTTCAAGAAGGACAAAGATGGCTACTGGAAGTGGTTTGCTGGGAACTTAGCTTCTGGTGGAGCTGCTGGTGCTTCATCCCTTTTATTTGTTTACTCCTTGGATTATGCCCGAACACGTCTGGCCAACGATTCAAAGGCTGCCAAGAAGGGTGGTGAGAGGCAGTTTAATGGTTTAGTTGATGTCTACAAGAAGACCATTAAATCTGACGGAATTGCTGGACTTTATCGTGGTTTCAACATTTCCTGTGTTGGAATTATTGTGTATCGAGGGCTCTACTTTGGAATGTACGACTCTCTCAAACCTGTGGTTCTGACCGGGGATTTACAG GATAGCTTCTTAGCTAGTTTTTTACTCGGCTGGGGGATCACAATAGGTGCTGGATTGGCCTCATACCCAATTGATACAATACGTAGAAGGATGATGATGACTTCAGGAGAAGCTGTGAAGTACAAGAGCTCTTTTGATGCGTTCTCTCAGATTGTCAAGAAAGAAGGATCTAAATCCCTCTTCAAAGGAGCAGGTGCAAACATCCTCCGTGCTGTGGCTGGCGCTGGTGTGCTTGCAGGTTACGACAAGCTTCAGCTCATTGTCTTGGGAAAGAAATACGGATCCGGCGGCGGCTAA